A portion of the Microbacterium hominis genome contains these proteins:
- a CDS encoding DUF7059 domain-containing protein, with protein sequence MIPEPAADICRLLADDLAAAGFRSEPLRAAWGPIADDAVARSLREPALRAIAGRDDPLATLGRLLVLGMPQPAAAVDAALPRTGAAGLAALGLAETPAGDTVTPTALIRPQAYADPSGVSQWWVASDLDEAALQGPLPEDHVLGVGGASLTLAAIQLPTPATTGLDLGAGCGIQSLRARRNVDRVVATDISESALRFTRLNALLNGVAGIETRAGSLFEPVAGERFDRIASNPPFVITPRVEGVPAYEYRDGGMVGDDLVAAFIGGVGTHLARGGVAQLLGNWETREGVAGLDRVREWVDASPVALDAWVVERESLDPLAYAELWVRDGGTVPGTERYARLISAWLDDFAARRVTAVGFGYVLLRRPLGDAQPTLARYEQIAQHVDADSLGAHLADALAAHDRLAGIDDTALAASILLVSPDVTEARHHLPGAEDPTVIELRQGGGFSRSLAVDPGLAALVGACDGDLPVGALIDAIAELLEVDAAALRADLLPRVRELAFTGFLRFA encoded by the coding sequence GTGATCCCCGAACCCGCTGCCGACATCTGCCGCCTCCTGGCCGACGACCTCGCCGCGGCGGGATTCCGCTCCGAGCCGCTGCGCGCGGCATGGGGACCGATCGCCGACGACGCCGTCGCCCGGAGCCTGCGCGAACCGGCGCTGCGTGCGATCGCCGGCCGCGACGACCCCCTCGCCACCCTCGGGCGCCTGCTCGTGCTCGGGATGCCGCAGCCGGCGGCGGCGGTCGACGCCGCCCTCCCCCGCACGGGCGCGGCGGGTCTCGCGGCCCTCGGTCTCGCCGAGACGCCGGCCGGAGACACCGTGACCCCGACGGCTCTCATCCGCCCGCAGGCATACGCCGATCCGTCGGGGGTGAGCCAGTGGTGGGTCGCGAGCGATCTCGACGAGGCGGCGCTGCAGGGTCCGCTGCCCGAAGACCACGTGCTCGGCGTGGGCGGGGCCTCCCTGACGCTGGCGGCGATCCAGCTGCCGACACCCGCGACCACCGGACTCGATCTGGGCGCCGGGTGCGGCATCCAGTCTCTGCGTGCCCGACGCAACGTCGATCGGGTCGTGGCCACCGACATCTCGGAGAGCGCGCTGCGCTTCACACGCCTGAACGCGCTGCTCAACGGCGTGGCGGGCATCGAGACACGGGCGGGGAGTCTGTTCGAACCGGTCGCCGGCGAGCGGTTCGACCGCATCGCGTCGAACCCGCCGTTCGTGATCACCCCGCGGGTCGAGGGCGTGCCCGCGTACGAGTACCGCGACGGCGGCATGGTCGGCGACGACCTCGTCGCGGCGTTCATCGGCGGCGTCGGCACGCATCTCGCGCGGGGAGGGGTGGCGCAGCTGCTCGGCAACTGGGAGACCCGCGAGGGCGTGGCGGGCCTGGACCGGGTGAGGGAATGGGTGGATGCCTCGCCCGTCGCTCTCGACGCGTGGGTCGTCGAACGCGAGAGCCTGGACCCGCTCGCCTACGCCGAGCTGTGGGTGCGCGACGGCGGAACCGTGCCCGGCACCGAGCGCTACGCGCGACTGATCTCCGCGTGGCTGGACGACTTCGCGGCGCGCCGGGTCACCGCCGTCGGATTCGGCTACGTGCTGCTGCGGCGTCCGCTCGGAGACGCCCAACCCACCCTGGCGCGGTACGAGCAGATCGCGCAGCACGTCGACGCCGACTCCCTCGGTGCGCACCTGGCCGACGCCCTCGCCGCCCACGACCGGCTTGCGGGCATCGATGACACGGCGCTGGCGGCATCCATTCTCCTCGTCTCTCCCGACGTGACCGAAGCGCGTCATCATCTGCCGGGCGCCGAGGATCCGACCGTGATCGAGCTGCGCCAGGGCGGCGGATTCTCGCGGTCGCTCGCGGTCGACCCCGGTCTCGCGGCGCTCGTGGGCGCGTGCGACGGCGACCTGCCGGTCGGCGCCCTCATCGATGCGATCGCGGAACTTCTCGAGGTGGATGCCGCGGCCCTGCGCGCCGATCTGCTGCCGCGGGTGCGCGAGCTGGCGTTCACGGGGTTCCTGCGTTTCGCATGA
- a CDS encoding DUF6049 family protein, with amino-acid sequence MTVTPTAPITGAPRRPRVRAVSAALGAAALLVGPLLGGPLVGGPLVGGPAARADEVTPSPSPTAPALTGTTTFTLSPVENGVVDAGEALTVSVSVQNGTAATIPALSVDLGLGTTALPDRVALSAWLAGTTTSVTTQPVASATLESIPSGGEQGSGMTVPADDPLLEGLAPGVYPLVASYTSGDDADGDGLGDVVASTSVVIIPDPEATPVGISVVVPLTAGVRSEGLLSAVELAELTAPGGSLSAQVAAVAGTDAVIGIDPAIVASIRVLGDAAPASARAWLARLDDLPNERFSLQFGDADPAVQLEAGATRLLSPSSLAYAMDDADFPVVEETEDAAIGIDPSDDSAEVVPSPSPTGENPDEPVLPTTAELVAIDGARGATYWPTPGAASPEALARLGVLDAGDDRSVTILPSRATAEGASGRTIPAHAVAGDATLLVYDSIVTEALTRAASIDRTPLRGAALTEATAHLVFASAETGGRDLAVAVERGTDRSNVALHSAIIAAEQAPGTVARSLTRALSEPPRSVAIADATAGEERVATAAGFADDESELARFATILTDPALLTGPERAEILQLLSVSWAEEPVLAQAAAAVHRQGTLSTLDSVGLLPVSTFTLLGSDGGLRFWVRNELPYPVNLVLYTTPDDLRLDVQPATEVTATPQSNTRVEVPVQARVGSGEVTLDLQLRSPSSVAIGPAESVQVNVRAEWEAVGLTALGVVVGGLIVLGAARTVLKIRARRTAGATPQREPADPAEAPEVSPSGAAPAGSGDSETEAL; translated from the coding sequence ATGACCGTGACCCCCACAGCCCCGATCACGGGCGCGCCACGACGGCCGCGCGTGCGTGCGGTGTCGGCCGCTCTCGGTGCCGCAGCGCTCCTGGTCGGCCCGCTGCTGGGGGGTCCGCTGGTGGGGGGTCCGCTGGTGGGGGGTCCGGCCGCCCGGGCCGACGAGGTGACACCGTCGCCGAGTCCCACCGCACCCGCGCTGACCGGCACCACGACCTTCACGCTCTCGCCGGTAGAGAACGGCGTCGTCGACGCGGGCGAGGCGCTCACCGTCTCGGTGTCGGTGCAGAACGGCACGGCGGCGACGATCCCGGCACTGTCGGTCGACCTGGGGCTGGGCACCACAGCCCTCCCCGACCGCGTCGCGCTGAGCGCCTGGCTCGCCGGCACCACCACCTCGGTGACCACGCAGCCGGTCGCCTCGGCCACGCTCGAGAGCATCCCGTCCGGTGGAGAGCAGGGCTCGGGCATGACCGTGCCGGCCGACGACCCTCTGCTCGAAGGTCTCGCGCCCGGTGTGTATCCGCTCGTCGCGTCGTACACCTCGGGTGACGACGCCGACGGCGACGGACTCGGCGACGTGGTCGCTTCGACGAGCGTCGTGATCATCCCCGACCCCGAGGCGACGCCGGTCGGCATCAGCGTGGTCGTCCCCCTCACCGCCGGAGTGCGGTCCGAGGGGCTGCTCAGCGCCGTCGAGCTCGCCGAGCTGACCGCCCCGGGCGGATCGCTGTCGGCGCAGGTCGCGGCGGTGGCGGGAACTGATGCCGTGATCGGCATAGACCCCGCGATCGTGGCGTCGATCCGCGTGCTCGGCGACGCGGCCCCCGCTTCCGCACGCGCCTGGCTCGCGCGCCTGGACGACCTGCCGAACGAGCGCTTCTCCCTCCAGTTCGGGGATGCCGACCCCGCCGTGCAGCTCGAGGCGGGCGCCACACGGCTGCTGAGTCCGTCCTCGCTGGCCTACGCCATGGACGACGCTGACTTCCCGGTCGTCGAGGAGACGGAGGATGCCGCGATCGGCATAGATCCGTCTGACGACTCCGCCGAGGTCGTGCCCAGCCCCTCTCCCACCGGCGAGAATCCCGACGAGCCGGTGCTGCCGACCACCGCGGAGCTGGTGGCCATCGACGGCGCCCGCGGGGCCACCTACTGGCCGACACCCGGCGCCGCCAGCCCTGAGGCGCTCGCGCGCCTGGGCGTGCTGGATGCCGGCGACGACCGCTCCGTGACGATCCTCCCGTCGCGCGCGACGGCCGAGGGCGCCTCCGGGCGCACCATCCCCGCACACGCCGTGGCAGGCGACGCAACGCTGCTCGTGTACGACTCGATCGTGACCGAAGCCCTGACGCGCGCGGCATCCATCGACCGCACCCCCCTGCGCGGCGCCGCGCTCACCGAGGCGACCGCACACCTGGTCTTCGCGTCGGCCGAGACTGGAGGGCGCGACCTCGCCGTCGCCGTCGAGCGTGGCACCGACCGCTCGAACGTCGCCCTCCACTCCGCGATCATCGCCGCCGAGCAGGCGCCGGGCACCGTCGCGAGGAGCCTCACCCGGGCGCTCTCGGAACCGCCCCGGAGCGTCGCGATCGCCGACGCCACCGCGGGCGAGGAGCGCGTGGCGACCGCGGCGGGCTTCGCCGACGACGAATCCGAGCTCGCTCGCTTCGCGACGATCCTCACCGATCCGGCGCTCCTGACCGGACCCGAGCGTGCGGAGATCCTGCAGCTGCTCTCCGTCTCGTGGGCGGAGGAGCCGGTGCTCGCCCAAGCCGCCGCTGCCGTGCACCGGCAGGGCACCCTCAGCACCCTCGACTCGGTCGGCCTCCTGCCCGTGAGCACCTTCACCCTGCTCGGGTCCGACGGAGGCCTGCGGTTCTGGGTGCGCAACGAGCTGCCCTACCCGGTCAACCTCGTGCTCTACACGACGCCCGACGATCTGCGCCTCGACGTGCAGCCGGCCACCGAGGTCACCGCGACACCGCAGAGCAACACCCGCGTCGAGGTGCCCGTGCAGGCGCGGGTCGGCAGCGGCGAGGTGACCCTCGATCTGCAGCTGCGCAGTCCGTCGAGCGTCGCGATCGGCCCCGCCGAGTCGGTGCAGGTCAACGTGCGCGCCGAGTGGGAGGCCGTTGGCCTCACCGCCCTCGGTGTC